DNA from Alphaproteobacteria bacterium SS10:
TTCTCACGGAAGAAGATGTGGCCGCTCATCTCCCCTGCCAGCGGGGCGTCGAGTTCCTTCATCTTATCTTTGATCAGGCTATGCCCGGTCTTCCACATCACCGGCTCACCGCCGAGGCGTGCAATCTCATCGAACAGAGTTTGGCTTGCCTTCACATCTGCAATCACTGTCCCGCCTGGATGCTGTGCCAGGGTTTCAGCGGCATAGATGGCAATCAGGTGGTCCCCGAACAGGATTGAACCGTTCTGATCGACGGCGCCGATCCGGTCGCCATCACCGTCAAACGCGACGCCAATATCGGCCTTATGCTCGGCCACTGCGGCCTGCAGATCCACCAAGTTAGCTGGAACCGTTGGATCCGGGTGGTGGTTGGGGAAGGTGCCATCCACATCCTCATAGAGGGAAATGTGGTTACCCGGCAGCTTGGCCAGCAATGGCTTTGCCACCGCGCCAGAGGCACCATTGCCGAAATCCCAAACCACGCTTAGCTCGTTTGGGATATCCGCAATTGCGAGCAGGTGATCGATATAAGCCTGATAGATATCAACCTTCTCAGCATCGCCCATGCCGGCAACAAACCGCCCCTCGGCGGCGCGCTTACCAAGATCTTGAATGGCCGTACCAAAGAGTGGGCCACCACCGGTCAACATCTTGAAGCCGTTATAGTTAGGCGGGTTGTGGGAGCCCGTCACCATGATCCCACCAGCAGCGCCCATATGCTTAACGGAGAAGTAGAGCATTGGCGTCGGGCCCAAACCCACGCGGTTCACCCGCATGCCTGAGCTGACCAACCCTTCAACAAGAGCCTCTTCCATATCTGGGGAGCTGACCCGACCGTCATAGCCGACGCAAACTTCATTATTGCCGCCACCGGTCTCGGCGATC
Protein-coding regions in this window:
- a CDS encoding phosphomannomutase/phosphoglucomutase, with product MADTHQFEQTILREYDIRGIVGESLNREDALALGRAFGAMIAETGGGNNEVCVGYDGRVSSPDMEEALVEGLVSSGMRVNRVGLGPTPMLYFSVKHMGAAGGIMVTGSHNPPNYNGFKMLTGGGPLFGTAIQDLGKRAAEGRFVAGMGDAEKVDIYQAYIDHLLAIADIPNELSVVWDFGNGASGAVAKPLLAKLPGNHISLYEDVDGTFPNHHPDPTVPANLVDLQAAVAEHKADIGVAFDGDGDRIGAVDQNGSILFGDHLIAIYAAETLAQHPGGTVIADVKASQTLFDEIARLGGEPVMWKTGHSLIKDKMKELDAPLAGEMSGHIFFRENYGFDDALYCAIKLISIASKAGKPVSDLISHMPSTHSTPETRFQVDEVRKFPAIEEVQARLAAQSDLDVNDMDGVRVNTPDGWWLLRASNTQDVLVARAESTSPEGLERLKDMVRQQLAESGIDAPSDF